The Myxocyprinus asiaticus isolate MX2 ecotype Aquarium Trade chromosome 46, UBuf_Myxa_2, whole genome shotgun sequence genome includes the window TCCAGTCAAAGCATCTACATAGCCAGAACAGAGAAGTCTGCACTTACAACCAAATGACTTCTTAGAACTGCTCTCATATTCTTCATGTAGTGAGGCAACAGCGATAAAATAACTGATTTACATAGATGGGACTGGAAAATGAGAACATTAGATATCTAGACTAAAAATGGaggacagatttgtattttgtgcTGTTAATTTCGCCTGTAAGGTTGGAGATCTGACTGGTGCATCATTTGAAAATGTTCTGGCCGAAAGGTATGTACTTCCTTATGGAGTTCTTTCTTCCATTTATGCACATACAACGGCAAAATTACCTCATGGTTTTAAACTACACCAAGAAAATATGAACTGTGGAAATGTTAAAGATCAACAATCTATTAATGTTTCATGTATCAAGACAAATCAACAGCTAAATAGTTCAATTCAAGGTAAAACATGGCTGAAATACTATTGTGTGTCTTGCTTTCTTTTGTAAAGAAACGTTTTGGGGTCGTCAATGAAATGAAGCCATATTTATCATACATTTACTAAGATTTCACTCCTCTTAAGAGTCCGAAGAGTCAAACAGGAGACTCTTCTTGCAAATGAACGTCTTGTCTTTGTTCGCTGGCATTTTTTCTTTTTCGAAAGCAGACTGAGGTGTTAGTGGTCTAGTCTAGAGGCTCTTGTTTTATCCTGATGGGTGTGTGGCTGGTTTGACACCGTCTGTCCTCTCGACTCAGGATATACTCGCTGAACTGGGAGGAGTCAACGCCCCCGCCGCATGACGCCACCATGCTGAACCCTTTCTGGAAGAGTCTCTCCAAGACCTAAGAGGAACCAGGGGGAAAATTTTCAGTATTTTGAAAAGTTCTGTACAATACAAGAAACttcagttctgttccaaaaccttgtgagttACCTCCTATCTACATAGGCagttgccttctaaggcagcatcctaaccttTAGGAACTTCATATGTAACTGATCTGGAATGCTCAACATAGGCAGCGATTCTGCACACCACACAAATAGCGCTTTGCATGGGCAACAGTCCGTTTTTCAGAAGTAAAAATTGCAGCAATTTCCTCTTCAAGGTCCACTCGGCATCCATCTATGAAATGCTCCCGGGTAGGCTGGACAGCTATTTCTAAGGATaaccagctaatgtgcatgcgtgttctcgagttgattgacaggcgatatctgtatctaaaaggtgattggctcgtttacctgtaagacgggacttccttttctatatcCGTTGGCCATAGGGCTTTCCAAttactcccattcattttaatagaagtggcccgtctctgctaaatagtctctgattgcagtcatttttccataggggaattgatttttaacaataacttataaacctttgagctccgaggttgttaaatggtatatgcttctgttgaaccCATCAGTTTGcgttatttcatcttcatttttttttatcgcATTTAAgagtggaatttctggtgaagaactgcactacccataatcctgcagGGAAACaatctaccaatcagagaatcgctgcAAACAAATCACGGCAAAATAGCCCAGCAGCGACCGGACACTTTCACGACACATTGTAAATTATGCTatcgagttggtctccctacacttatatatttgtatatatctgaatattttgcaataaacttaaatatattgattctatgcTTATAATAAACCACTTTTAATCAGTTTTATATTTGtccatcgtttttaattcgataacgtcattcacaatgctccATGGGATTgtggttcattccctcattaaagacgttatgTATACACCTTTGtcattttgtccaattttcaaatacttttttgcttcaaatcaaagtttgtaatgttgtgattaatCTTGGAGTTGGTTGGTTTATGACTTAGAACTGTTTTATGGAGAAttctatgaaatccctatggaaaaaattaatggaaaaaagaCTTCCAGAacaaagatggctgaaaaagtgggcagtcactgagtatgacattagcatgttgctaagctaacgatgTGATCCTCGAATAGGCATACAAATACAAGCCATGTTTAATTACACAACTATTTTTCATCGCTACTTTTCTGTATTGAATGAAATTTAACGCTGTGcaaccccgtgtccacatgcgtggatgtcgtagtttggcttcactatacacaatacataatttaaatacatttaaaccaacagagtactgttcacaagactctagactgtcatttaaggccATAACTTCTGACACACcaagtcacatgacacaacaacaCGACATCAATTTCTGTTAAGCGTTTCGAcaggcgcagagccaacaaaagtgcctctggtaagaaacctctttaagttttttaatggccaagagaacagttcaagaaaatattttgtctATTATAAATTAGTATTGCAGTGACaagtgtacagttacaacatgtacatgtttttaattcaaacaatttacagggtttcgcccataaaagtgtgtagaacaactttctTACACTATTGTTTAAGCATGCTTCATATAAACAGCCCAAAACATCCTTTACTAGTtcggttattggagtagaaaaaatgagtgtctgtgacagtgggcgagcgatctagaaaaaaaacatttcttatgATCATAACATGGATTCTTTTGAcagaattcatcataaaatacaattacagagggtaacaggtgcatattatggccatgtgtcctaagggtcaatgaagtgatgctcatttttgtccatTTCTGTACTGATATTTTTTCTTGggattaaagtaaaaaatgtcatgtggtgtccagagacaaaaagtcagtctcattaaaagatgaaattcttgaaaaaagaaatgttggcattactagtgcagaataatattttattgttattttaataaaaagcagtgaaacaattgtgttctaaaatataattcatatttaaaaacgcttttgtccaccaaatcaaagtcattggatgaaaccaacatggtagccgttttgttgtttatgttgagtgGAAACtattagaccctcaagactgagcgtgaagttttaaaaaaattctgatatttattttgatatgtttatgaaaaggcacattttgttcaaggtATGTGGTGGAACCCtgagaaaacatcttgatattcTTGATAACCTCTGATCAATAAAATTTTCCTCTGAATAGGCAGctgactaggttttggaacagagcactGGTAGGAGTTTTTCCGAGTAAACTCCTGTTTATGCCACTCTATCAGCACTTTACATAGTTGCATCAAGATGCTTTTAAAATGTGCAATCTCAGTAACAGCGCTATCAACAACTTTACGCTTGGATTACCCTCAGACGATTCTCACTCCAGACCATCCACTTGGGATGAGAAGGAGCGAGCAGACATCCCCTGGGCTGTTTACAGGGGTTTGATGCGGAGTCAAATGAGAATAGGCTCCACCAATGACAGCCCACACTGAAGCCGCCTGGCTCTTTCATTACAAACCCAATACACACAATCTGAGCCACTGTCTGAGATCTGACCCTCATCGTCAGAGAGCCATCTCTGGGCATCCACTGTCACTGTCATTCCTTCCACCGCGAATGAAAGCAAACGAAATGTTTTATCTGTTGGAAtgattgtagattttttttttaattcaatacaTGCAGCCTTGAGTATTCACTTACTCCTGCACTTCTTTCAAGTGCGCTTCACATGAAAATGAAAGTTGTGGCTCAGGGCTACAGAGCCAGATAAAAGTCCTTGcatgaaaaaaaagagagagagagagagagagagagagagagagagagagagagagagagagagagagagagagggagggagagagagagagagagaaggaatcaTTTGAACTGGACAGGGCCTgagaaaaaatgtccaccctTATCCTTACTTTGGAAGTTGAGGCTGCAGAGAAACTTGAAGAGGAAATGAACACTTCTTAGGAGGTATGAAAGACATCAAGAACAGACTGATTCAAAGACCTACTGTGTCAAAAGAAAGCATCTTTTTGAGAACACATCTATCGATATTAAGTCTCAAGTTAGGTTTTGTTGCATCAGTATTAcagaaacaaattataataaaaaatgtgttctttttgtaaaaattttaaaCTTTTCCAGTAGAATCGAATAGTCGTTAATTGGCCACTTCATGTCAATGATTAAAGGAACTTTCTGGGTTACAATTTAAGATATATTACAtgagaaaataatttagactcgtcccacaatttgcacaaaaaaacaaaaacaaaaaaaaacaaacatgttttgaCAGTTACATGCTTACAATGGAGGTCAAAGGGAGAAATGTACAACAACTTCCCCGTAGATTTCTATTATAATTGGATTTCTGTCAGTGGGAGTTGACATGTCCAGCATTTATCATACAGCTTTAATGACAACATATTaactgagagactacatggaatatatatatttttaaaaattaatttgtcacactgtaggaccatttaaaatgaactagtgaaggcaaaaggtgattaaaaatggtgaaaacttCAAAGAAAGAGCGACCAGTTACAAGATCTAAAATATAGACTTTTCgtaatacattcatatacatttcaaCCTAAAATCTTAATGCTGATTATAAAATAGTCCATGGACATGTTATGTGTCAACTACcccaatgcattttttatttgtttttaaaaactgcAGTATGAACATTTATTCTCAGTGGTAATCAAAAGCATGCTGGAGATGCTGTTGATAGAAATTACCCTGTATTTAATCTGGAATATTTGTcattagttacataaaataaatccatattAAGAACCGTATGGAGTAAATGAGCAAATAAAATCATGAATGTCACAAGCCTCACAAGTATTCCTGCACTGATATGAAAGCATGTGATTCTGACATTACACTCACTTCTCTGATGGTTGCATCACTTTGAACTTTCTTACAGTAAACGGCTACAATTTCTTGGCAACaaactccctctctcactctgtctttcTCTATATCTCTCACCCTCTATAATTCCTCTCTGATCTATCTTCTCACGTTTCTTAGGCAGGTTTTCGTGAACACTGAGATTTGTGACAAAAACGCAACAAAAAAATCCACCCACACAATTCAGTTGGTTAAGTGCgcaaaagtggaaaaaaataagtgtTATCAGACCCACTAATTAGTTATACAGCAAGTCAATTAGGCGTGTGTAAAAAGTAGCATAAACCAGTTTAGGTTGTTCAAAGAAACCAAAGTACAGTATTAAAAATGTAGCATGTGTGTTTAAAATGCTTCGGGCAAAGAAATGTGGGAGCACTTTCAAACAGAAAGATTTGTCTAAAggagttaaaaataaattatgcataTCATTTCCCTTCTCTTCTCTTATTTTCATGACTATTTTTTCCTACATTACCATTGCCTCCAGGATTCAAAGTAGTGGACATTATAACATTAGTGTATATGAAAGTGTCTATGTTTACACTAGCATGTTTGTACATTTGTGCATGTGCAGTGTAAGTGTCATGTGTGTTAGTTTGGGGTTGTATGTGTTGCAGCACCTTTTAAACAGGCAAATCATGGAGTATGTGAGAATTTTTCATGGGGCATAAATGCACCTTTGCAGCTGTGGAACCACACCTTCATACACACCTGCCTACTACACCTTTCACCCTCTCACATCTCTATCTCTTCCTGTTGGCAAGAGTTAAACCTCTTTTAAGACACATCAGCACAGCATTCTAAAAATCCCTCCAATCAAGAAGGCAAGACCAAAGTTCTTTCAAAGTCCATGTTTAAACTTTTGAAATGAGTAAATCCTACAGAATGTATTCAGTGTATTTAAAGAACGATTAAAGCCTTATGATAAACCTTATTGTGACAAACGGCTCCTATGTAAACATCCCATGTAAAGTGACTGACACTTGTCTGTCTTATTTTATTTTGGAGCTTTTAGCCACTTTTAATGAGTGAGACAGAAGAGACGAGGTAAAATTATTGGGTAACAGAGAGGAAATGAGATTGAGATATTTTGTAGGCCATATTCAAACATGCATTTCCCACTTAAGCACCCAGGCATATCTGAAGAACACTTTTAAACACTGATCAACAATATATACAAGTGGATCAGTTTCACAAAACATTCAacaccaccccccccacccccaaaaataaaaaaaataaatctattttaggaccattataaTTATTGCATTGTgcctatttttatgacaattaagcccATTTCTATCACAAATTCTTATTACCATTATGCGTTCTGACATTTTACTTTAAGTTTTTTTGTAATTCCTattattctcagtggtgattctcattagattgtcattactgtaaaacagTCACTTTTTAGGTTTCGTGAAGTTCATCACTAAGTATATGAAGTATATCACTTGTGATGATAATCAAATACTGTGAACTTAGCCAATGACAATACTGTACCTGCACGGAGTTGAGCCTGCAGTAGCCATTCAGTGGAAACCGAATAACGTGGGTTGGGTCCTGGTTCCAGCCGGCGTTGACTGAATTACACATGACGTCCCCTGTCTCTGGGAAAATCTCCTCTATGAGGGCCTTGTCCCCACTGATGGCAATCCTCTCGCCCAGATCAGGGGTCACCCGCACCACCAGGCACTCACAGGGCTGAGCCGTTCGTCTCTGCTCCCGGTCCTGTTTCCAGCGATCCAGCTCTTTCACCATGGGCGTCAGCTGGTAATACCGAGCCTCCTCGTACAGCAGCTGGAACTCCTGCAGGAAGAACACATGGACATAAATGAATGCACAGATAGAAAGATGgaagagtgaatgaatgaataaacaaacaaacaaataaaaccatCAAGCAGATGAATGAACAAATAAGCAATCAagcaaatgaatgaacaaacaaacaaataaaacaaacaaatgattgagcgaataaatgagcaaacaaataaatgaacaaagagATAAACCATTGACCAAACAAATGGACAAACAAATGAACAGACAAACAAAACCTTTTAAAGAATGAATGATCAAACAAAGAGACAAACAATTGAGGGaacgaataaaaaaaaatgaatgaacaaacaaaccattgagaGAACAAATgagcaaatgaatgaatgaacaaacaaaccattAAGCGAACGAATTTGCAAACAAACCATTGAGTGAacgaatgaaaaaacaaacaaactatttaGTGAATAAGTGAGCAAACAAATGAACACACAGACAAACCATTAAGCAAACAAATGAGCAAACAAGTGAACTTACAAACTAATTAACAAGACATTGAGcagacaaacaagcaaacaaacatacaaaagcacaaacaaactaatgaacaaacaaacaaaccattaagGTAACGaatgagcaaacaaacaaaccattaagCGAATGAGTGagcaaacaaatgaacaaacagacAAACCATTAAGCAAACAAATGAGCAAACAAGTGAACTTACAAACTAATTAACAAGCCATTGagctgacaaacaaacaaacaaaagcacaaacaaacTAATGAATGAACAAACCATTAAGCTAACAGATacgcaaacaaacaaaccattaagCGAATGAGTGAGCAAACAATTAATTCAACAGACAAAccattaaacaaacaaatgagaAAACGAGAACATACATACAAATTAACAAGCCATTGAGCAGACAAACAAATGagcaaacaaagaaaagcaaaaacaagcaaatgagtgaacaaaaaaatattaaatatgaaaatatatttaacaggaattattttttatcaatatcCTGAGTTATTTCCTGAGCTACTACTATCTTGCTAAcataaagacatttttataatttacatATGAGATAAGTGCTTTgataatgttttgaaagcactagAAAAGCATAATGAACTAACTTATGTAAAATCTAGAAAtaacatgattttttattttatttttattttacaaaagctaatttttaaaaacacaactGAACAATACAGACTATTGCATTTTTggtggaaaacaaaataatagaaaagaatagaaagtCAAACCCATATGATGAATTCATTTTAGTATGTTTAGAAGTACATGTCATTTACATTTAACACACTCAAACCAACACATAGAGTGGTTCTGCCCATCTGACCCGTCTTTAGCCAGTACCGGGAAGGGGGATGGGGGGTAGAGGCCTCCCAGCTTTCCCCTCATACACAGACACTCTGATCGGACAGCACAGATTGCCTGCCTGTGCCTGAGGCTTCCTTCATCCTGAAGCACATTTACCCCAGTTACACTCGCCTTTCATTCACCACTAAACCAGATGGCAATGTGCCTCAGTCCTGCCATTACAAATACTTAAAAATCTCAAATAATTCTGGATTTCCAGCATGAATAGAGTGCTTTGGACACTGCTCTAAACACTGAGATGCCGTTAGTGTTACAAGCGATGTTCACTGATTATATGCAGCCAAAATAATATGTTATTTTAGTCTCTATATTTATATGTTTACTAGGGATATGTCATGATGGTGAGCTGAACTAGTTGTTCAACAACCTTCTATTCATTTGGAATGGTCAACAGTTTGCACGATCATTAAATTCATCCCAATGAAAACATGGCACTACAGCCAAACACTTTCAGACTGACATTTTTGGCAGTTGCATTGCATCTCAAGCTGTTTTTTGTACTTAGTACTCTAAATATGTAGTTTGGCACATCCCTAATCTAAACCTGTATAAGGGTTGAAGGTAAAGgttgaagaaaaatatattttatgaataaacaCAGATCATCTAAATTTGAAAACCTATTTAAACTTGTAATACTGATACAGTTGTTTCGTTCAGAACCTGGTGGCCTATTTCGTTTGTGACTGTGTGGGATAGCTGTGATCTCTGGCATTCTGGCTCTCCATCCTCACCCTGTAAGATTTCTCATTCCACTGCAGGCTACACCACTCAGAACAATGGCACCGACCATCTCAGACACAACACTCTTTTACAATTACCACAAGAAAAGGAGTTGTTTTTTATCCCACACCCCTCTTTTTTCCTTCTCTTCCTTGCTTTCGCACATACTGGTGCTGACAACATGGATACAGAGACTTTAGGCCTTTAGGCTCTTTCTAATTCAAAGAAAAACAAGCTTTGCTTCTTTCCCAGGTCCGCAGCGAGGACTGGGTATGTTTTAACAGGGCTTCTGAGTCACTTTTGGGAAAGAGAATCTGAAAGTAATGGCCCACAGAAGAGAATTTAGTGTTTAGGCCATATCCATACAGTCAAATTAAGCTGGATATGGtacatggtgttttttttt containing:
- the LOC127436035 gene encoding BTB/POZ domain-containing protein kctd15-like isoform X2 encodes the protein MFEREGRSMSRLSLTRSPVSPLVAQGIPLPAQLTKSNAPVHIDVGGHMYTSSLATLTKYPDSRISRLFNGTEPIVLDSLKQHYFIDRDGEIFRYILSYLRTSKLLLPDDFKEFQLLYEEARYYQLTPMVKELDRWKQDREQRRTAQPCECLVVRVTPDLGERIAISGDKALIEEIFPETGDVMCNSVNAGWNQDPTHVIRFPLNGYCRLNSVQVLERLFQKGFSMVASCGGGVDSSQFSEYILSREDRRCQTSHTPIRIKQEPLD
- the LOC127436035 gene encoding BTB/POZ domain-containing protein kctd15-like isoform X1, with product MSSKEGRSMSRLSLTRSPVSPLVAQGIPLPAQLTKSNAPVHIDVGGHMYTSSLATLTKYPDSRISRLFNGTEPIVLDSLKQHYFIDRDGEIFRYILSYLRTSKLLLPDDFKEFQLLYEEARYYQLTPMVKELDRWKQDREQRRTAQPCECLVVRVTPDLGERIAISGDKALIEEIFPETGDVMCNSVNAGWNQDPTHVIRFPLNGYCRLNSVQVLERLFQKGFSMVASCGGGVDSSQFSEYILSREDRRCQTSHTPIRIKQEPLD